AATGGCTGTGTAAAGGGTAGCAACCTGACAGACACTTTCACAAAGAGATCCGACTACTATGCTTTCTGTGTGGTGGCTGGGTAGCCAAGAAGTCTGGGCAGAACATTCATTAGTGAGCATATTCATAGCTCTGGTTAGTGGCAGAATAAACTGAATCTGGAACAAGTGGcaagcaagaaagcaaagtgAGGAATAGAGAAGGATATTAATGAAGATGACTGACATGGGGCACGACGGGAACTGCAGTTACTAAAGCAAGGAGGTGTACGAATACGAGACAAATTCCTGTAAAACAAGCCTGCATTCACCCCATACCTCTTGCAACGATCTTGTAACTTCTGcttcatttgtgttttgtttttaccatTTACAGTTAAACAAGTATACACATACACATCCACCTATCTCTATAATTATATAACATGCAAAATAAGCTACCTAAGACTTTCTGCTACTTAAAATGCCTTGTAGCATAATAAATACATGAGACACAAGTTTTCTAGAGGAAGAGAtcattaaattacatttaagaAACAGCTAGCACATTTGCATATAACATTTGTGCATGTCCCAACCATTCAGGAGTAGATTATCTCCAGTTAAGAGCAACTGTGCTCAGTGGCCACACCCACATTTATGAAGGCAAAATCCCGTGAAGATGGATTTTGCAGCAATGAAgatgcagctttttaaaaacagctacGGTAAAGACTGACATTCTTTTAAggcttctgaaatattttggctgAATCCCTCATTTCCAGAGTGACTGACATTTTATTCTCATCTGCAAAGTCACTGCAATACTTGCAAATGCTGATCCTTTGAAATATGTCTCTTGCACATTCCTTTCTTACAAAAGGAAGATTGGCCTTTGTGCAAATCTGCAATGGCAGGCTTCTAAAAATAAGGATGCAGTTGCCACTTAGGTAGATCAATGTACCATACTGAGAAAACTGCAGTCCAAGTAGAGAGATACTCACTTCAGACATATACCTTccaaaatgcatattaaaaaaaaaaaaaaaaaagtgttgtcttcaggaactgttttaaaatgaactgttaTAAATTCTCCAGAGAAACAGACTGGAGATAAATTATGCAACTGTAGCTGATTTAAATGTGATTTTGAGGGAACTAGGGAACAGGTACTCTTCAGACGGAAAAGGAAGGtaataaaaagagtaaaataattaaaaaattaacaaatagatctatttcaaaatcaaagttacaaaagggaaggaaggactTCTGCATGTGTTGTCAACGCCATAAGGAAATGTTAATCAGTATTGTACTGACATGAGGTGATGAGGTGATTTATATCATCTGTTAACCTGGCTGTGTAGATTAGATAAATTTCCCCAGAACTGATGATATCAGCAGACTTACACTGAGCAAATGAAGTTCCAGTTATAAAATATAGATTAGGGATGTGCGGATGTGTAAGAAATGTGAGCAAAGGAGCTAGTAAGATGAGTATCTGATGTGAATGGGCCATTAGTACATcagcaaacatgaaaatgtCAGAGCCTctgcaaacaaaatgtaacgTAGAGATGTGAAAGTGACTCGACTGATGTAGGTCTAGCAATTGTCATAGTCAGTCCAGTGAGGTAAGCCTCAACCTTGATTCACAGAATCCTGCATATATCTGCACATGCTTAAACTAAAAGCAGTTCCTACAGATGTGCAAGTTTAAGCATGAACTGAAATGTAGTTCACTGGAATTTAtagaaaatagaagaataatTATATGATATTCATGTGTATTTTGTTTAGTATCCTAAgtgaagatatatatattttttctcagttgGCCTCCTCTCTTCCAAATAGGGGTCTTTCCATTCGTAAAGGCTAGTGATTTAAAATGCGAATAAATACTGTCGTCTCAACAAGATTGCTGGATCTGGAAAAACTGGGAAGACAGTTGACAAGATTTTAAATTGCTAATATTTTCTATGCATTAGTTTGGTGGTTTTAAGTTGGATCAGTAAGGAAATGTGACACTGAGGAACCAGTACTTCCTTATCGTGGCTAATGCAGTGTGGCAAACCAGCTGTTTTTGGTAGTGATATCAATCTCACTGCTTTTGATTTTAGGAGTAGAAAACTTAGAAGGCTTACTGTTAGAGATTATCTCACATTTTCTCTTGAATTCATAAGGCAGCCCAACCAAAAAGACATCAAGACGTCCATCTGCCATTTTGTTTCTAACTGATGATTAAATGACGAGATACAAAGCTTACAGAATGCATCCACCTGTGCCACTAAGGTCAAGGATAAGGGCAGAGCGGACAAGATCTTTTTCAACTGCACGGCACGCTTTGCTGTTTGGCAGCTCATAGttgttatatatttatttaagctTTAGTGACAAAGGCACCAGAAGTTTCTGCGAGCTCTGACTGGCGAACAACATGCTTTGCAACGGCCGGCTGCCAATTTTCTACCACTTCTGCATCCAGAAGCGCCTCAGATGCTTCGTGGTAGCTACGGAAGAAGCCTGTGTTACAGACTAGCGTCTTAAAAGTGAGGATTTCATGTATACTTTAATAACATACCAGCCTGGAAATTGTGCTGgttcagctgctgcctcccaggcAGCTGAGCTGCTCGCGTGGCAGCAGCAGATATTTGACAGCAGGTGTAAAGCGGCCGATTATGGGTGACAGCCGCTGCAGCCCTTCCAGAGCAGCGTTTCCACCCGGGAGATAAAGCCTCgaaagagctggaaaataacCTTGTTAATTTGACACTTGATCGTGCAACTATCTCAAAAACTCCGCTGCAAATTATACGCCTCTGCCTGGCTCTCAGCCAGCGTTTCTCATCCTACTCCAGAATATTaagattttattgtttttaggAAAGCTTCCGCCTAACGTTTGGTCGCGTACCTCAGTACTTCATCACACTTTCTCACACGACGTGCTCGAACAAAGCGCAGCCAATAAAGCCTTTTTCTCCGGCTTCCTTACGGCGTGAGCTCAGCGGGacctcctccccccaccccaacaGCCCGACGGGCCCTCAGCGAGCGGACACGGCACCCAGAACAGGTTTGCCGCGCCTTGCTGAGGGCGAGGGGCACACGCCGAGGCCCTCACCCCGACCCCACTCACAGCCCCGAGCGCTCTGCCCGCTCCGCTCCCCCGGCTCAGCCCGGCCCGCCGCGCGTCACGCCGCGCCGCCAATGGGCGGGGAGAGGGGGCGGGGAGAAGGAGGGGTGGGGCGGTGGCGCGGCCAATGGGCTGCGGGGATGTTTCCCGGAGGCGAAGCGGCGGCCCCTCCCCCGGCGGCCGCTCCGGCTGGGGCTCGCCGGCCGGAGAGTTTCGCACCCGGCGGGGAGATGCCGCGCGGGCTCCTTCTCCTCGCAGGTAACGCCGCGCGCGGCCCCCCTAGACCCCCCCCCCGGCGAGCAGCGGGGTGTCGGCGGGGCTCGGAGCTGCTCCGGACGGGGTGGCGGGGGGGGGCACCCCCTGCACAAAAGCGGAGCCGCGAGCGGGGCAGGGCCGCCGCCGAACTTCCCCGCCCCGCTGCCTCCCGCCGCGGGGTCCTGCCCGGGGGGGCTGTGCCCCTCgtctccttctcctcctccttccccccccgCCGCTCGGAGCGCCCGTGAGTCCGGTGGCGGCGGGGCGCGCCGGGGGAGCCTCTGCAGGCGGCGTGCGCGGAGCTGGTAAACAGAGCAGGGAAACTTTCTGGGCGAGGGGAATGCTGAGGAGCTGGAGCGCTTCGTGCCTGGCCGGGGGGCTGCGCTCTCCCTCAGGTGGCGCGGCCCCGCGTTCCCGTGAGCCGAGGAGCGCTGCCGCGGGGTCCTCGGAACGAGAAAGGGCCGCTGGGCGGCCAGCGGCCGTGCCCGGCGTTGTGCTGCGGCTGGGAGCGCGGGGCCGGAGTCCGGCCAGCAGAACGCTGAGACTGAGCTCCTGCGTGTGCCTCTCGCGTTTGGAGTTACAAACTTCATACGCTGCCCGGCTTTTGCTATAGCTTTCCGTCTGTAGGCTTCCCGCTCCCGTTTGTGGCGGCGCTCGGTTGTAGCAGCGCTCATTGTGCTGTGGGAGCGCCGGAGAAGTGGAGGCAGAGCCTCTGTCCGGGCAGAGTCGGGTTTTGGGGCATCAGGAGGGACCCTGCTGAGCGAAGATGGCTCATGGGGAAACCGCCAGTGCTGTGCGATTGTGTGGCCTTTCCATTTGCCTCAGCAGCTGTATGCCTATGAAGACAGCAGGTGGAATTAAGCCTATGCTGTGCCCGAGATGTGCAGAATGACCTAGTGAACAACACTCCGAGTCTTAATTGTACGA
The Numida meleagris isolate 19003 breed g44 Domestic line chromosome 1, NumMel1.0, whole genome shotgun sequence genome window above contains:
- the LOC110401206 gene encoding basic proline-rich protein-like, with the translated sequence MSAATTERRHKREREAYRRKAIAKAGQRMKFVTPNARGTRRSSVSAFCWPDSGPALPAAAQRRARPLAAQRPFLVPRTPRQRSSAHGNAGPRHLRESAAPRPGTKRSSSSAFPSPRKFPCSVYQLRARRLQRLPRRAPPPPDSRALRAAGGEGGGEGDEGHSPPGQDPAAGGSGAGKFGGGPAPLAAPLLCRGCPPPPPRPEQLRAPPTPRCSPGGGSRGAARGVTCEEKEPARHLPAGCETLRPASPSRSGRRGRGRRFASGKHPRSPLAAPPPHPSFSPPPLPAHWRRGVTRGGPG